The genomic region CTTCGGCAGTTGCCTCGATGTTACCGCCAAGGTCGGCGAAGTGGCATTTCGACTCTACTGCCGCTTTTGCTGCCAATGGATTCAAAGAGTAGGGCAAACAAGACAACACAACCGCGCCGGGTTCTAATTTCTCGGCTAAACCGCTCACACCTTCCATCGGTAGAAAGGTGGCTACTGCGTCGATGCGATCTTTTGCAACACCCGCCCGGAGCAGTTTGTCCGCCGCCGAACGTAAAGCTGCTACCGAGGCGTCGGTAATCGTAACGGCGGTCGTTTGGTCGTCGTTCAGGAGATAGTAAATTGCTGCAATCCCGATCCGACCACAGCCTAATACCCAGTATTTCATTGAAAGGACTCCGAATGGATGCAAAAAAAGTAATACGAGTGCCGATGCGGGACAAGCGAGTCGACCAAGCGGAGCGAGGATGGTTGGCACAGCTATATCCGCTATTACAAGAGCATTTGGGAAATGTGTGCGATATCCATGTCGTCACATTAGAACCGGGAGTGATCCGGGGAAACCACTTTCACCTCGAAGCCGATGAAGCGTTTTTTTTAGTGACTGGGACAGCGAAAATGGCGTGGAAGGAAGCCGGTAACTGTGTGGTTTGCGAGACCAAAGCAGGTGAGGAGCTGGTTTTCTATGGGAGGGGTACTCCACACGCAATTCAAAATCTTACCAGTTCGACGATTGTTGGCATTGCTTTTAGTAACCGAATGTTTGACGAATCCAATCCAGATCGTCATTTAGAAATACTACTCTCGTCTTCCGGTTTGACAAATTGATGAATAATGCCAAGAAGATGATCGACTCGGAACGGCTTAACTAAAAAGGCGTCAGCGCCACTGCTGAGGGCAGATTCTTCCGCATCGGGGTGGGTATAACCAGTCACCAGTACGACTGGAATCTGGGAATTATACTCTTTCACTTTTTTCAATAAATCAAAACCATTCATATTCGGCATATTGATATCGGAAATAATGAGTTTTGGAATGGTGCCGCGCTGTACAACATTCCATGCTTCCATGCCATCGGTTGCCCGCAGTGGTGTTTCCCCCGCCAATTCAATAATATCGCAGAGCAAATCAAGCATCGCCGGGTCGTCGTCGACGCCCAGAATCACATTGCTGGTAATACTGTCTTTCGATTCACTCGCAGTTTCTTGCGATGTCGTGTGTTGCCAATGATCGAGGGTTGTTTCGATTTTATGCACGGCGGCTTCAATCTGTTTTAAATGATTCTGAATTACTGCATCGTCACGACGGTGCAGTTTCAACAATTGCGAACGACCTAAGATTACCGATAATGATTGATTGATAAGTCCAACATACTCTAAAGAGTCAGGGACTTCAGAGACTTCCGTGGAAACACTGGTTTCGGGAATCCATTCCAACGCAAATCCTAAAGGAACGCCATTGGTCGTGAGTGAACGAGCACATAACGTCAGAATTGTCTCACCGTTTTCTAAACCAGTTGAGATACGTTTCGAGAATGGAATGCCATTCTCGAATAGTCCATCCCAATCCGCCTGCCACGATAAAGCAAGATTAGGAAGAAGTGACTCGATGGGTTGTCCCCGCCACTCCTCCGGTGTTCCCCCCGAAGGTAAATAGGGGGTGACGGCTAAATTGCCGTCGACCACGTGTCCTTGCCGGTCGACAACCAATAAGCCATTCCGGGAACCGGCAAGTGCGACTTGCCACAATGCATTGTGTTCCCGATAATTTAAGAGATGGAACCCGTATTCGAGAATTCTACCACAACCTAATGCGATTAGTTCCAAGGTTTCCATGAAATGGCTGTCATTCGGGTCGGGACGGTCACCCTGTATCGGCTCATCGAGACTTAAAATCCCATAATACTCACCGACTGAACCAAACAATAGTAACAGTAACCGATCATCAGGATCCCAAGTTCCCTGCTGTGGTTTCTCCGACGACATATAATACGGAGACTTCGGTAAATCGCTTTCAGCGGGCACAAAACACACAGTAGAACCGCCAACCCGAAACTCCCGCAACAGGCGATCCCGTTTGTTCATGCGGGTTTGCGTCGAAATTCGACTGCGGGCTTTGCGGAACTCATCGCGGGAATCTTCCGGTAGATTATGCAACGCGATATAAACATTCATCTCGCGATAAGCCGTTAAAACCGCACGTCCATACTGAGTGATTTCACATGCATCTCTAACGGCACGGTCGAGTACAGCCTCCAACGGCGCTCCGATAAAGAGGTCATCCAGATGAGGATATATCCATTGATGTAACGCAGGTGTAGCCACCATGAATTCCTTTAGGGTATTATCCTTGACGCTGGGGAATAAACACCCGTACGGTTAATTCATCCAGTACTTTTACCAATTCTATCTTCCCCCCGAAAGTACGGATGAAGTCATCGGCGATTTGGAGCATCAACCGATGCGCAATTGTAATCGGATGCGATTGAACAATCGATGCGATACTATTATAGAAAGTAATCCCGCCAGATGGTTGCTCCAAGGGATTTGGCGATGTATTTGTTATTGAGATTACTATCGTGTCGTTCATCGGCAAAGTTACAATCGTTAAATGTTTTGCTACCGACTCCCCGGAAAACTCGAGGACAAATCCCGCAAGTTGTATCAATGCCTGTGTG from bacterium harbors:
- a CDS encoding response regulator, translating into MVATPALHQWIYPHLDDLFIGAPLEAVLDRAVRDACEITQYGRAVLTAYREMNVYIALHNLPEDSRDEFRKARSRISTQTRMNKRDRLLREFRVGGSTVCFVPAESDLPKSPYYMSSEKPQQGTWDPDDRLLLLLFGSVGEYYGILSLDEPIQGDRPDPNDSHFMETLELIALGCGRILEYGFHLLNYREHNALWQVALAGSRNGLLVVDRQGHVVDGNLAVTPYLPSGGTPEEWRGQPIESLLPNLALSWQADWDGLFENGIPFSKRISTGLENGETILTLCARSLTTNGVPLGFALEWIPETSVSTEVSEVPDSLEYVGLINQSLSVILGRSQLLKLHRRDDAVIQNHLKQIEAAVHKIETTLDHWQHTTSQETASESKDSITSNVILGVDDDPAMLDLLCDIIELAGETPLRATDGMEAWNVVQRGTIPKLIISDINMPNMNGFDLLKKVKEYNSQIPVVLVTGYTHPDAEESALSSGADAFLVKPFRVDHLLGIIHQFVKPEDESSISK